A region from the Bdellovibrio bacteriovorus genome encodes:
- a CDS encoding protein-disulfide reductase DsbD family protein, with amino-acid sequence MKRSLKHILVFTLLLLTSPWSWAQLNTNDTDPLLVETKVIPFEWNPGQGGTLEIKMKLPAGYHAYDDQFKVVILEPDGFQVAPLNVAPLKKWFDKFSKKERLGIENEATLQAHIEAPNRFLKKHDKMKLELTYQACSEQFCLFPTTKLIEVPITVTVVEGSPQIVEQETTPAMTSPSFFDSGSFQKLLGASMFTGLLFVFLAGVFTSFTPCIFPMIPITLAVLGNHANEKTRLQNFITSCVYVLGIATTYSVLGLVAASTGGVFGATLGNPYVLAVICLIFLAMALSMYGLYEIQVPAAIRNRFGAGQQKKGLGGAYLTGLFAGIVASPCVGPVLVAILTYVASTQNKVMGFLFLFTYAVGLGLIFIAMGVFTELSRALPRSGPWMNAFKFILGTLMLSAFYYYLELLLPERWFDLALGVGLIILASVYGAFLAADQVASPLNKIRKGLMQAVLLVGVGYIALAAFELRPYIRGRIMANDSLNQIQKLQWQVYSEDLLAEAAKNGKPVIIDFWAEWCAACHELEENTFSDARVRAMGQNFVFLKFDATKDSDKLRELKKKYGIQGLPTVIFINPNGVWIDALTLTMFEKPDAFLKRMEKAAQ; translated from the coding sequence ATGAAACGCAGCCTGAAGCACATTTTAGTATTCACACTTTTGCTTTTGACGAGTCCTTGGTCTTGGGCACAGCTGAACACCAACGACACCGATCCTCTTCTGGTTGAAACGAAAGTCATTCCTTTTGAGTGGAACCCCGGCCAGGGTGGAACTCTTGAAATTAAAATGAAACTTCCAGCGGGATATCACGCTTACGATGATCAATTCAAAGTCGTTATCTTGGAGCCCGATGGATTTCAGGTGGCGCCACTGAATGTTGCACCCTTAAAAAAATGGTTCGATAAGTTTTCAAAAAAAGAGCGTCTGGGAATTGAAAATGAAGCGACCTTGCAAGCGCACATTGAAGCTCCGAATCGTTTCTTGAAAAAACATGACAAGATGAAACTTGAGCTGACTTATCAAGCTTGCTCTGAACAGTTTTGTCTTTTCCCAACAACGAAACTGATTGAAGTTCCAATCACTGTTACCGTTGTTGAAGGTTCTCCGCAAATCGTGGAACAAGAAACCACGCCGGCAATGACCTCCCCTTCTTTCTTTGACTCTGGAAGTTTTCAAAAACTTCTAGGCGCAAGTATGTTCACCGGGCTTCTCTTTGTTTTCTTAGCGGGTGTATTCACGAGCTTCACACCTTGTATCTTCCCAATGATTCCAATCACCTTGGCGGTGTTGGGCAATCACGCCAATGAAAAAACTCGCCTGCAAAACTTTATCACTTCGTGTGTTTACGTTTTAGGTATTGCCACGACTTACTCTGTCTTAGGACTTGTGGCTGCATCGACCGGCGGTGTTTTCGGAGCGACCTTAGGAAATCCTTATGTCTTAGCCGTTATCTGCTTGATCTTCCTAGCGATGGCTTTAAGCATGTATGGTCTTTATGAGATTCAAGTGCCGGCGGCGATTCGCAATCGTTTCGGTGCGGGCCAACAGAAAAAAGGTTTAGGCGGTGCTTATCTTACGGGGCTCTTTGCTGGTATCGTAGCCAGCCCTTGCGTGGGTCCTGTGCTGGTTGCAATTTTGACTTACGTCGCTTCCACACAAAACAAAGTGATGGGATTTCTTTTCCTATTTACTTACGCCGTCGGTTTGGGATTGATCTTTATCGCGATGGGAGTGTTCACCGAACTCAGCCGGGCACTGCCTCGCTCGGGTCCATGGATGAACGCATTCAAGTTCATTCTTGGAACTTTGATGTTAAGTGCTTTCTATTATTACTTAGAACTTCTTCTGCCAGAGCGTTGGTTTGACCTAGCGCTGGGTGTGGGCCTGATTATTTTAGCCAGCGTTTACGGTGCCTTCCTGGCAGCAGATCAAGTGGCTTCGCCTTTGAACAAAATCCGCAAAGGTCTTATGCAAGCCGTGCTTTTGGTCGGCGTGGGTTACATCGCTTTAGCAGCTTTTGAACTTCGTCCTTATATCCGCGGTCGCATCATGGCGAACGACAGCTTAAATCAAATCCAAAAACTTCAGTGGCAAGTTTACTCGGAAGATCTTTTGGCAGAGGCTGCAAAAAACGGAAAACCTGTGATCATCGACTTCTGGGCAGAATGGTGCGCGGCTTGCCACGAACTTGAAGAGAATACGTTTTCAGACGCTCGCGTGCGCGCGATGGGACAAAACTTTGTCTTCTTAAAATTTGATGCAACAAAAGACTCGGATAAGTTGCGCGAACTAAAAAAGAAATATGGGATTCAAGGACTGCCAACCGTGATCTTTATTAATCCTAACGGCGTTTGGATTGATGCCCTTACACTGACGATGTTTGAAAAACCGGATGCGTTTTTAAAACGCATGGAAAAAGCAGCCCAATAA
- a CDS encoding pseudouridine synthase yields the protein MSENNSAQRVRLNKLIADSGLASRRHADRMIEEGQVTVNGKRVYELGIKVDPTADRIMIDGKPLRKPLSQKYYLVFNKPRGVLTTMDDPHGRPTVADYLGEVPARVFPVGRLDWDSEGMLLLTNDGDFANKVMHPKAEVTKTYLVKLDGQPQPHQIEKLKKGVSIVGGRVSARHIEKIKKSGDNKSDKYEWYKIVITEGKNRQIRQMFAKVGFDVLKLQRVAIGRLRMGALKSGELIFLNEVAVERVFLADDPEEVKQKRTYKGRAASPKKTAKPASRIRVKKESKGR from the coding sequence ATGTCTGAAAATAACTCCGCTCAAAGAGTTCGACTTAATAAACTAATAGCTGATTCAGGATTAGCATCCCGTCGTCATGCCGACCGCATGATCGAAGAGGGACAAGTCACTGTAAACGGAAAGCGCGTTTACGAGTTGGGTATCAAAGTTGATCCTACTGCAGACCGCATCATGATTGACGGTAAACCTCTTCGCAAACCTTTGTCGCAAAAGTACTACCTTGTCTTTAATAAACCTCGAGGTGTCTTGACGACAATGGACGATCCTCATGGTCGCCCGACAGTGGCGGACTATTTGGGTGAAGTGCCAGCACGTGTCTTCCCTGTGGGTCGTCTGGACTGGGACTCTGAGGGTATGCTGCTTCTGACGAACGATGGTGATTTTGCTAATAAAGTCATGCATCCGAAAGCTGAAGTAACAAAAACTTATCTTGTAAAACTAGATGGTCAACCGCAACCTCACCAAATCGAAAAGCTTAAAAAAGGTGTTTCGATTGTGGGTGGTCGCGTGTCGGCTCGTCATATTGAAAAAATCAAAAAATCCGGCGACAACAAATCTGATAAATACGAGTGGTACAAAATCGTGATCACTGAAGGTAAAAACCGTCAGATTCGTCAAATGTTTGCCAAAGTGGGCTTCGACGTTTTGAAACTTCAACGTGTGGCGATCGGTCGTTTGCGTATGGGAGCTTTGAAATCCGGCGAACTTATTTTCCTTAACGAAGTGGCTGTCGAGCGCGTCTTCTTGGCGGATGATCCGGAAGAAGTAAAACAAAAGCGCACCTACAAAGGGCGCGCGGCTTCTCCTAAAAAGACGGCGAAACCCGCTTCTCGTATCCGCGTAAAAAAAGAATCCAAAGGCAGATAG
- a CDS encoding EamA family transporter, translated as MASINPRLRGTIEISIASVGFGFLGIFGKWAFASGLSVGEFLSYRFTLAALLIWIFLLLFKPQWIKLTRRQTMIAGLLGVFGYALFSTLYFEAIDGLSVTLAALLLYTYPFWVNVFSHFFTHDKISKKEAFCLVGASLGLVLLLWGHIEVRNIWAIAAGLGSAISYAIYVMLSGRLQQGVRPISSSLYVITFGAITLSLFHRTDYSHVQSLTSFQASCIFGIAVICTILPLTLELAALQKLRSKEVALLMMIEPLTAAIMGAMIFHESLSLRQLCGALLIAGSLVINTFSKQDSP; from the coding sequence ATGGCTTCCATAAACCCACGCTTAAGAGGCACGATCGAGATCTCTATTGCCAGCGTGGGTTTTGGATTTTTAGGCATCTTCGGTAAGTGGGCTTTTGCTTCCGGTCTTTCGGTCGGAGAATTCCTTTCTTACCGATTTACTTTAGCCGCCCTTCTGATTTGGATTTTTCTTCTTTTATTTAAACCTCAGTGGATCAAGCTTACTCGTCGCCAGACGATGATTGCCGGCCTTTTAGGGGTTTTCGGTTACGCTTTATTCTCGACTCTTTATTTCGAAGCCATCGATGGCCTGAGTGTCACACTCGCGGCTTTGTTGTTATACACTTACCCGTTTTGGGTGAATGTGTTTTCTCACTTTTTCACCCACGACAAAATTTCGAAGAAAGAAGCATTCTGCCTGGTGGGAGCTTCTTTGGGACTGGTGCTTTTACTTTGGGGTCATATCGAGGTTCGTAACATCTGGGCAATTGCGGCAGGATTAGGTTCGGCCATCAGTTACGCGATCTATGTGATGTTATCTGGACGATTGCAACAAGGTGTGCGACCGATTTCTTCAAGTCTTTATGTGATCACCTTTGGTGCGATCACGCTTTCGTTGTTTCATCGCACGGATTATTCGCACGTACAAAGTCTAACAAGCTTTCAAGCCAGCTGCATTTTTGGTATTGCGGTTATCTGCACGATCTTGCCTTTAACCTTAGAACTCGCGGCCCTTCAAAAGTTGCGCAGCAAAGAAGTCGCGCTGCTGATGATGATTGAACCTCTGACCGCGGCTATTATGGGTGCGATGATCTTTCACGAAAGCCTTAGTCTTCGTCAACTTTGTGGGGCTCTTTTAATCGCCGGTTCTTTAGTCATCAATACTTTTAGCAAGCAAGACTCACCTTAG